The Brassica napus cultivar Da-Ae chromosome C7, Da-Ae, whole genome shotgun sequence genome has a segment encoding these proteins:
- the LOC106368877 gene encoding isocitrate dehydrogenase [NAD] regulatory subunit 2, mitochondrial-like (The RefSeq protein has 1 substitution compared to this genomic sequence): MSRRQSLSLLKNIGRFTTGSQTQTRSVTYMPRPGDGKPRPVTLIPGDGVGPLVTNAVEQVMEAMHAPVYFEPFDVHGDMKSLPEGLLESIKKNKVCLKGGLKTPVGGGVSSLNVNLRKELDLFASLVNCFNLPGLGSRHENVDIVVIRENTEGEYAGLEHEVVPGVVESLKVITKFCSERIAKYAFEYAYLNNRKKVTAVHKANIMKLADGLFLESCQEVAKKYPSIAYNEIIVDNCCMQLVARPEQFDVMVTPNLYGNLVANTAAGIAGGTGVMPGGNVGAEYAVFEQGASAGNVGKDTTEEQKNANPVALLLSSAMMLRHLQFPSFADRLETAVKRVIAEGKCRTEDLGGKSTTQEVVDAVISNLD, encoded by the exons ACCCGATCCGTGACTTACATGCCGAGACCCGGCGACGGGAAGCCACGACCGGTGACGTTGATCCCCGGAGACGGAGTAGGACCTCTGGTGACAAACGCGGTGGAGCAAGTGATGGAGGCGATGCACGCGCCCGTGTACTTCGAGCCCTTCGACGTTCACGGAGACATGAAGAGTTTGCCGGAGGGGTTGCTGGAGTCGATAAAGAAGAACAAGGTTTGTTTGAAAGGAGGGCTCAAGACTCCCGTAGGTGGAGGTGTGAGCTCGCTGAATGTTAACTTGAGGAAGGAGCTTGATCTGTTTGCTTCTTTGGTCAACTGTTTTAATTTGCCTGGGTTAGGGTCTCGTCATGAGAACGTTGATATAGTGGTGATTAGAGAGAACACTGAAGGTGAGTATGCAGGGCTTGAGCATGAAGTTGTTCCTGGTGTTGTTGAGAGCCTTAAG GTGATTACAAAGTTTTGTTCCGAGCGTATTGCAAAGTATGCGTTCGAGTACGCCTACTTGAACAACAGGAAGAAAGTTACAGCAGTGCACAAGGCCAACATCATGAAGCTCGCGGATGGTCTGTTCTTGGAATCTTGTCAAGAGGTTGCTAAGAAGTATCCAAGCATCGCCTACAACGAGATCATTGTTGATAACTGCTGTATGCAACTTGTAGCTAGACCAGAGCAATTCGACGTCATG GTGACACCCAATCTCTATGGTAATCTAGTTGCAAACACTGCTGCTGGTATTGCTGGCGGCACTGGAGTCATGCCTGGAG GAAACGTAGGAGCAGAGTATGCGGTGTTTGAGCAAGGTGCATCAGCGGGGAACGTGGGGAAGGACACGACGGAAGAGCAGAAGAATGCAAATCCTGTGGCGTTGCTGCTCTCATCAGCCATGATGCTTAGACATCTTCAGTTCCCTTCTTTTGCTGATAGGCTTGAAACCGCGGTGAAGAGAGTCATTGCTGAAGGAAAATGCAGGACTGAAGATCTTGGCGGAAAGAGTACAACCCAAGAGGTCGTTGACGCTGTCATTTCAAAACTGGATTGA
- the LOC106368878 gene encoding putative glycerol-3-phosphate transporter 5, translating to MQSKIVGLPPAFSLFPSLNKTFTFHQILVLIITFVAYASFHASRKPPSIVKSVLGPSVNEESNSPIDNGWAPFNGTEGAQRLGELDLAFLSSYALGMYFAGHLGDRIDLRLFLVFGMMGSGILTVVFGLGYWMNVHLLGFYMTVQIVCGLFQSIGWPCVVSVVGNWSGKEKRGLIMGVWNSHTSVGNIVGSVVASSVLDSGWGWSFALPGGLVIVSGLVVFMCLVVSPHDLGFKEPGKEIEMSLATETLVVEEDKEADDVGLLENVNLDDDDDSLSAIGFLEAWKLPGVAPFAFCLFFSKLVAYTFLYWLPYYLRHQAVAGVYISHKTAGILSTVFDIGGVFGGISAGFISDKIKARALTSIAFLSLSIPVLIMYRVYGSVSMFINIGLMFISGLLVNGPYALITTAVAADLGTQDSIKGNGRALATVTAIIDGTGSVGAALGPLLAGYISSRGWNSVFFMLIVSIFFACLFLVRLAKAEIKEMSSSGELIASSGP from the exons ATGCAATCAAAGATCGTCGGCTTACCTCCGGCGTTTTCTCTCTTCCCGAGCTTAAACAAAACCTTTACATTCCACCAAATCCTCGTCCTCATCATCACCTTCGTAGCCTACGCTTCGTTCCACGCCTCTCGCAAACCTCCGAGCATCGTCAAGAGCGTCCTTGGACCTTCCGTTAACGAAGAATCAAACTCTCCGATCGACAACGGATGGGCTCCGTTCAACGGAACCGAAGGAGCGCAGAGACTCGGCGAGCTCGATCTAGCGTTCCTATCTTCGTACGCTCTCGGTATGTATTTCGCAGGGCATTTAGGAGATAGGATCGATCTGAGGCTGTTTCTCGTGTTTGGGATGATGGGAAGTGGGATCCTCACCGTTGTCTTCGGGTTAGGGTATTGGATGAACGTGCATCTCCTCGGCTTTTACATGACTGTTCAGATCGTTTGTGGGCTGTTTCAATCTATCGGGTGGCCTTGTGTTGTCTCTGTGGTTGGGAACTGGTCTGGGAAAGAGAAGCGTGGGTTGATTATGGGTGTTTGGAACTCTCACACATCTGTTGGGAACATTGTCGGCTCGGTTGTTGCTTCTTCCGTGCTTGATTCCGGATGGGGATGGTCTTTTGCTTTGCCTGGTGGGTTGGTGATTGTGTCTGGATTGGTTGTGTTTATGTGTCTTGTTGTGAGTCCTCACGATTTGGGGTTTAAAGAGCCTGGGAAGGAGATTGAGATGAGTTTAGCTACTGAGACTCTAGTGGTGGAGGAGGACAAGGAAGCTGATGATGTTGGGCTTCTTGAAAATGTAAatttagatgatgatgatgattctttGTCAGCTATTGGTTTTCTTGAAGCCTGGAAGTTACCTGGTGTTGCTCCTTTCGCTTTCTGCTTGTTCTTCTCGAAGCTCGTCGCTTACACGTTCCTCTATTGGTTACCATACTACTTAAGGCACCAAG CTGTTGCGGGTGTTTATATCTCCCACAAAACCGCTGGAATTCTCTCGACAGTATTTGACATTGGAGGAGTGTTTGGTGGGATATCAGCAGGGTTCATCTCCGACAAGATCAAAGCGCGTGCACTCACATCAATCGCATTCTTGTCGCTATCCATACCTGTCTTGATTATGTACAGAGTCTATGGGAGTGTGTCAATGTTTATCAACATCGGTTTGATGTTTATATCCGGTTTATTAGTTAACGGTCCTTACGCGCTCATAACCACAGCCGTTGCAGCTGATCTTGGAACACAAGACTCCATTAAAGGGAACGGCAGGGCGTTGGCGACGGTAACAGCTATTATAGACGGTACTGGCTCGGTTGGGGCCGCTCTGGGACCGTTGCTTGCTGGTTATATATCGAGCAGAGGGTGGAATAGTGTTTTCTTTATGCTTATTGTTTCGATTTTCTTTGCGTGTTTGTTCTTGGTTCGGCTTGCAAAAGCTGAGATTAAAGAGATGAGTAGTTCTGGCGAATTGATAGCGTCTAGTGGTCCGTAA